From Antechinus flavipes isolate AdamAnt ecotype Samford, QLD, Australia chromosome 1, AdamAnt_v2, whole genome shotgun sequence:
TTTGGGAAAAGGATTTTCCCAGCATACACATCCCTCTAACCCTGAGAGGACTCCGCCATCTCACTCCTGGTCTCTCGTTTTTATATAAATGACGGCTTACGGCAGTACAGCCCATCCCCCCTGATCTCGGCGACCCGAGCTCCGGTCTGATAAGGGACGggaacgagcatttattaagcggcTGCTGTGTACGCTGAGGGCTTTACAAAACGGGCTCATGCGACATCCCATTTGACAGAGTGTCGACGCCCACACCCACCGTTCCACCTTTCTAGCCAGGAGGGGGAACACAATTTGTCATCTGTTCTCTGGGACCAAGACTGGTCATCACAATCAAACAAATTCCCGGATGTGTCAGCGTTCTCCGGTCCCCGCCTCCGCATCATTTCCCATTGCACGAGCACGTTCCTTTACATTTCTATGTCACACTTTGTGGCTTCAAGTGTCCTCAGTATGATTTTGACTCCCCTGGCCCGCCCCCCAAGTCCGGGTGTACGGAGGATTGCTTCTGCTCAGGCAGGTTCTGCCTCCCGCACTCCCCCAATACACGGGACGATTGGATGTGGGGGGAGCGCCTAATGATGGGCTTCAGGTCAGACTCCCACCCGAGGACTAGCCCTCAGCACAGAACGCCCTTGTTTCAACCAATCACAAACGGGCACTGTTGAACCTCGCGCGGGACTTCTACGAGACGACCAATTAACTTTCAGGGAAGATCGGGCCGTTCCCATTGGTGGTGCCTACAGGTAGGCGGATCAAGCACACTTTAACGTGAGTGATGTCTGGTTCGGGGAGATGCCACTGAAAAGATAGTCAATAAGATCTTGCGGTAGGAGGGAGGGACTACTATGGTGTAGACCAACCACATCTCAGGAAAGGAAATTTCTTAGAGATAATAGCCAACCAAGCAACAGAAAGGGCGGTGCCATCGAGAAAAAGCAATAAAGCCTCAAGGGAAGGAGGAGCCTCCTTGATTCCAACCAATGGGGATAGGGAGGAGGGGCTCTTGCGGGAAGTCGCTGCAGAGTGAATCGAGGCTTGCGGGAGGAGCCACGGACGTCGACGTCGGAGTCGCGTGGCTCCGTAGTCGGGAGGGGGCGCTCGGGTCCTGCCTCCCTCCCGCGCCATGTGGCGGTTCCTGGGAGCCCTAGTGTCCGGGCTAGCCCAAAATTCCCGTCTGTGCACCAGGTGCGTCCCGGTCCAGGGTGGGCTGGGGTGGTGGTGTCCGGTTCGGCGATCAAGGGATAAACTACGGGGCGGAGCGTAGGCCAAACCGCGAATCTGGGAGACGTTCGAATCTCTCCTCCGCAGCCTTGACAGGCCATGAGCTCTTGCGCCCCTGCTgcccctctctggacctcagtgcTGTCTTTCTGTAATTAAAacgtcaacatgcatttattaagcgcctactgtgaACTAAGGCCGATTATTCGGCTTTACGAAGAGGCAAAGTGTCAACAAGGACGGTCCCTGCCCTAAAGGAGTTTGCCTTTTAAACTGGGGGGTCTGAACCCAGGAGCGTAATACCGAAAAGGCGACCTGCTGCAATGCCGAGTTCAGGCTCTGGAGGTGGGGGACTGGCTTCTGCCCACGTGACCCTTGGCCAGTTTCCGGGCCTGTGAAATGAAAAGGCGGGGGATGGGCAAATTGAACCCTTCCCCCTCCTCCGGGAAGGGAGCAAAATGAGAGCCCTTTGGAGAAGGCTCTCGCGCTGACAATCAGGGAGGGCTTCTGGGAGGCGTTGGCGCCTGGAATCCGGAAGGCCCCTGCTGGAGGAAGTGAATTCCAGGCAGGCCCCGGGCTGGGTGGAGAATTTCCTGGAGGTGGAATGTCATTAAGTGCCCCTAGCTAAGTTGGCGGGAATGTGCGGTATGTAAGTGCAGAGGAGTCTGGGAATGAAGTGAGGCCTGTGCAGGAGGTGGGTGGGGGCCCGAAGGACCAGGCTCGGAATTCTTCTCATTCTCCAGCTGGAGTCCTCGGCCTCTGCTGTGTCCTGGATCCCTCCCGCCGGCAGTCTGGCCAAGTCCATGCACCCCCTCTCAGAAGcaggtttttaaataaataagataatacgAAGACAAAGGAAAGcagttattttgaaatatttgtctaaatatatcatttttaaaagctcaCAGACCCCAAATTAAGAACCTAGACTAGATTGACGTCACTGGATGGAAAAGTCAGTAGAAATCATGTTAGAAAATCATGTTTTTATGGAGGGGACTGAAATTTGTCAGACCTGTGCTCCCAGGGGTTGGACTGATAGCAAGTGTTTAAaaagcttactatgtgccaagggcAGTGAGGAGATAGAGCCATGGGCCTCGAGttagggagactcatcttccacTTCacccggtttgcctcagtttccttattgggagctggagaaggaaatggcaaatcattccagtgtctAAAATTGATGAGGTTCGGCTCCCCTCGATTCTgggtcagggaaccaaaaatgatgaggtttggcacgagggcagggagttgtgggaacccccttctgcagtgcaggtccttcataaatgaatttatgaacccgaaaagttaaactggcaaaagaagtttattgttaaaggtctagcagagaaaGTTTCTAACAAATCCTGGGAGAGGTGAATAAGGtcttattagggaaataggtgagagaaataagagggagtaatgctgaaaagagaatgtctttggGATTGAGCTGAAGGAGGCTTGTTTTATGGGCAGTTCTCTGTAGGGGCTGGGAGCGGTTTGAgtggaatcagaatagagaatcttggaattcagtgagtgtccctggactaatctccaactcagtagagttggatagaaatctccatctccagctcagactaagtaggagtggtcctggattcaactagtcccacccagataacagaataaaaccactttatcttgattcctggggcaggtctctcagggcagagcttctctgagggagttcCCAAACTTTCCCCCCAAAGTCTGAGAGAGTGACagtttcagggctcccctcaacaaaatggggttacaaagaattggCCATGACTGAACAACCTAGGAAAAACCTGTCAGACACAGTAATAGGAACtaaagattacaaagaaagacaaggaaCTACAATATAGCAACTGTGTAGGAATAAGCTAGATCCATTGTAACCTCAGAGGGAAGGGACTAGGTCTGGAGGGGACagaaggtggcatttgagctgaggcttgaagaaagccaggaggcagaagtCTAGGTGAGGGGAGAGAGCATTCCAAACCCAGGGGTCACCGAAGCCAAAGGCTGAGAGCTGGGAAATGGAGTAATCGGTGTAACAAACAGCAAAtacacaatttgacttttatggaaatgttatgCATAATTTttgataaggtttagatttagggaaccaaaatgaaattagggtttctggtggtcagggagttaaatgataaggtctaatGACAGTTTTGGGGTTCAGGgtaggtttggctcccctgcaaccctttgggattcggcacaaggttagggagttttggggactcccttctggcagtgcagaggttctctgtaaaggaatttacagaccccaaaACCTAGACTGATAAGAGAACTTATTATAGGAactggaagtaaggttagaaatcctgacagagaggcataaagtttggttagggaaataggtgaggataacgAGAGTCTGACACTGGAAAAGAGTATTATTCCAACGGGCAGATCTTTGCAAagtggagttttgcactgagaatgcagttctcagtggacagaaggtcctggcagaaaagggagctgccaaggtccatttgcaaagaccttagttgatggaagctcattatattgctcaccttggtgggggttgggaaacctgaaCAGATCAGAACTAGTAGGGACTGGGAAAGCTcaagcaagtcagaatgggggACTGGGACAACCGGAACAGATCAGAATCAGTGGGGGCTGgaagagcccaagttggctcagatccagtgggggctgggacaagcccggatctcctattggaattcaaagggatgcttttgaccaggatttgtgaatcaaaggtcctggcATCCAGGAAATTCAACTTTTTTCTGGAAAGGATGTGCCTCAGCTAGGAggggctgagaatctgaaaggaatcacagatcaataggaagtATAGTTTCTTAAAGGAACCACAACCCGCTTCAATTTCACACGTGCCTTCTTGATGGGGGATGAAAAGAGAGagtaaaggagagaatttggaactcagttttaAAAACATGTAGAAAAAATTGGTTTACTTGTcaccaaggaaaataaaaatattaaataaaatttttaaatagggagaaaaaagaaaaagtaaataaagccAGTAGGAcagtaaatataagaaaattggaaaagtagaaagggtGCTCCCCTTTGTTGTTTGTTGTGAATAGCTTTAGAAGTCAAACAGAACTAAGTGTCTTTGTGTTACTGTTATCTTAATTGAGCCTCCCCTGTACAGCAAGTGCTTTTGTCCCCATTCTTCAGATGATCCTCAGGCTAAGAAAAGTTACTCCTCAGGCTTTCACTGGGAGGAAGAGCTCCTTCTGGAGCCTCTAAGCCTTTACTCACACTGCCACCCAGTGGCTTGAGGTAGAATCACAgtatttgagagttggaagggacttgagCAGCCGTCTGGGGAATCGGGTCAGCCAGTATTTTTAAGCATCTGTTGCGTGTCAGGTGCAGCTAGTAGCACAGTGGGTAGTGCACTGGGCTCGGCACcaggaaagctcatcttcctgaattcaaatctggactcagacattagctgtgtgatcctgggggaATCACTTcctcctgtctgcctcagtttccttatctgtaaaatgaaatgaagaaggaagtggTCAACCACTgtagtacctctgccaagaaaaccccagatggggtcgtGAAGAGCCAGACATGGCCGGAAACAATGAACAACAGCATCATCAGACTTGTGCTTTCAGAAGATCCCTTTGGGCTGAATGAAGGAtgaactggagtggggagagccTTGCGGCAGCGATCCAGACATGGAGTGATGAGGCTCTGCACCCCACGGTGTCTGTGTCAGAGGAGGAAGAGGGTGCACTCAGAACATATTACAGCAAGATGGCGAAGTGGACCGAGCACCAgccatggagtcaggaagttcagaccctgcctcagatgcttcccagccgtgtgactctgggcaaggcgCTCAATCCCAGCTGCCCCCTCCCAGAACGCTATTACAAGGGAGAAGTTGGCAACAGCTGGGACAGGTCGGGGTCAGGATGGTGACAGGTGACTCCTGGGGTGGAGCTGGGGTGCTTGGGAGGACTGTGATAGATAAGGGGAGGAGCCTGAGCTCCGTTTTTGGCTTGCTGAGTTTGGAACATCTGTGGTTTGAGACTTCTGAGAGGCAACCGTCCAACGTCCTTATCTACAGACAAGCAAACTGAGGCCAGAGATAAAAAGTGACCCTGGTGTCCACAAGTAACTGACCAGTGACCTCCTAAGCCTCCTTCCTCCAGATTCCTAACTCTTCCCAGCAGATCTGAGGGCTGGGAAACACCTCAGCCCACCCACACTCCCAAGTGTAACCTAGACCGGGTAGGAGAGTAATTGagaagtatttataaaaataagtacaaataCCACAAAACGTAGATGctggggttttctaagtcagtacaACGTGGCCTGCAGGGATCCTTCATTTCTGTTTGGTGAGCCCACCCGTCATCCTGCTGGTGTCCCCCGCTgacccctcttctctcttccctgccCAGCTTGCCAAAACGCTGTTTGTGCAGACCTGGCTCTGGCGGCCGAGCCACCATCTTTGCCTTGTCTTCTGGCCAGGGCAAGTGTGGCGTGGCGGTCATCCGCATCAGTGGTCCGGCCAGTGGCCCCGCTCTCCTGGGACTCACGGCCTCGAAGGCCCTTCCACAGCCCCGCGTGGCGACGCTCCGACTGCTGCAGGACCCTGGCTCTTGCGAGCCCCTGGACAGGGGCCTGATTCTCTGGTTCCCAGGTAAGGGGGGCACCTCCCCGCCAGCCCTTCATCTTCTCTAGCCTTTCGGGACAACGCCCTCAGGAGTCACGATTCTCCAAACAAGTCCACGGCTTCAGGATTCTGGCTCCAAGTCTGCTGCAGCCAAGGAGCGCGTGGTTCTGAGGCCCACGGAGGGCCGAGCTCCAGGCCAGGGCGTCTGAGCCTGTGTGGGAAGGCGTGGACGTGCTTGGAGACCCCGAGCTCGGGCTCCAGCAGCTCCTGACTCTGACTCCAGCTTGTCTGCAACAAagctcctcctttccttctccccaccagCGGGAATTGGTCCTGAGGTGCCCTCACTGGTCCCCCTTCTGGGAAGTGAGGTGAGGGTGCAGCCAGGGCTGGGATACTTGGGGGGGGCGGTGGAAGGAGGGCTCCCTTCCCCTGTACGGAGTCAGCGTGGTGAAGAGGTCGCCCCCATTTCGTCTGTGGTCGGGGCCCTGCTTGGGCAGCATTCCCCTCCCAGCCACGGCTTCCTCGGCTCCTTCCAGGACCCCACAGCTTTACTGGAGAGGACTGTGCCGAGTTCCATGTCCATGGCGGGCCGGCTGTTGTGAGTGCTGTCCTGGAGGCACTGGGTGAGTTTTCCCCCTTTCCTGGGATGCTCTGGGGGCTGCCAGGTCTCTCGGGGGGAGGCAGGCTCTGAGCAGATGTTCCCTGGCAGGCAGGCAGCATCCGAGGCCTGCGGCCGGCGGAGGCCGGAGAGTTCACCAAGCGGGCTTTCCAGAATGGGAAACTGAGCTTGACGGAAGTAGAGGGGCTGGGGGACCTGATCCACGCCGAGACCGAGGCCCAGCGACGCCAGGCCCTCCGGCAGCTCCAGGGGGAGCTGGGACAGCTCTGCCAAGGCTGGGGAGAGACCCTGACCACGGCAAGTGAGGCTCCAGGGCCCTTGTCCCCATCCTTCCTTGTTTCTTCCCCTttgtctcctcctccccctccctccttcctgtctcctcttcccttccctctccttctccccctgtCTCCTCTAGTGGACACCATGTGGTTCTGAGGCCCTCGGCGTCTAGGGGTCCCCAGTGTGTGGCGAGGGCCCTGGGGTCTCTGCAGCCTGAACTGGCCTGACCCGCTCTGGTGACCCGGACTGGGTGGCCATCTCCTCTGGAAGGCGGGGAGCCTCATGTTCCCTCCCACCCGCGCAGGCCCTGGCCCACCTGGAGGCCTACATTGATTTCAGCGAGGATGACAACATTGAAGAAGGCGCTCTGCAGAGGGGTGAGGCCGCGGTccattctccccttccccacctgCCCTGGCCCCACCGGgcactcccccccaccccccacccctctGGGCCCTGCCCTCCCTGGCCAGCCCCAGCCCCTTTCACTTAGCTGGAGCTTTTGTGGCTCTCCTCCCTGTCCCTGCAGTGGACAGTGCTGTGCGGGGCCTCCGGGAAGCCCTTCTGGCCCACCTGCGAGACGCCCGGAGGGGACAGCGGCTCCGCTCGGGGGCCCACGTGGTCATCGCTGGCCCGGCCAACGCCGGCAAGAGCAGCCTCATCAACCTGCTGAGTGAGTGGGAGGCGGGAGGCCCCTGGGGGTCGGGGCGCTGTGGGGGAGGTtctggaggaggagggaggtaTGAGGGGAGATGCTGTGGGGGGGATATTCCCAGACCACAGATCCAGCAGGGCCTAACCGTGGCCTGGACATCTGGGGTCACCGACGGTGCAGAGGCGGCTTCTGAGAGGGGCTGTTTTCTTCAGCCTGCCCCCGGCCTTATGaggagtgggagagggagagcCCCGAGGTTTCTTCAGGGGCCCGCTTCTCGAGGGCGCCACCAGGGGGCAGCAGGGCCCAGCCTCGGACCAGTGGGCTCTCTTGTGATGGGAACTTGGGCTCTGGGCCACGAGGCCCGAGCTGACGGGCTCCCTCGTTCCCCAAGGTCGGAGGCCTGTCGCCATTGTGTCCCCCGAGCCGGGCACCACTCGGGACGTGGTGGAGTCAGCCGTGGACATTGGGGGCTTCCCAGCCTTGCTGAGTGACACGGCGGGGCTCCGGGACAGCCCTGACCTGGTGGAGCAGGAGGGTGTCCGGCGGGCCCAGGATCGGTGAGGGCCGGGAGCTGCGGGCCCCGTCCGCCGTGGGCGTGGGGGACACGGGAGGTCCTGTCCCGGCCATGGGTGGGAGCAGCAGGGCCTTGGAGGAGAGGGTCCGTGCTCCTGCCACGCTGGCCACCCCCGGGCCTCAGGGCCTGTGACAGCCTGGCGGGCGAGGGTCGGGGTGGGGAGGGCTCTCCGGCTTCTGTTCTGAAACGACAGCTTTCAGTTCTCGCTCGTCTGTGGGAGAGTTCATACGTAAATCTGCTTCGAGGTTTATGGGACCAGCAGGCCGCCTTCCCCCGCACATCCTGGGCATTCCCAGGACCGCGCTCTCCATTTTGTCGCCTGGAGGCCAGAGTTCAGAGAGGGAAGGCCCTGCCCAGGGTAGGGGCCAGAGCCCGGCACTCCGGGGTCTCTGTGACTCGGCCGCTCCTGCTTCCCTCCTGTCCCCCAGGCTGGCTCAAGCCGACATCGTGCTGGCCCTACTGGATGCCACAGACTTGGCCTCGGCCTCCAGCCGCCGCTTCCTGGAGACAGTGGTGACTCCTGGGggaccctcccctccccatcGCCGCATCCTGCTGGTGCTCAACAAGGCTGACCTGCTGCCAGAGGGGATGCAGCTCGGGGGGCCTGCCCTGCCCCCCCACCTCCTGCTGTCCTGCAAGACAGAAGCCGGCCTGGAGGCTGTGCTGGCCTCCCTGAAGAGGGAGCTGGCTGCCGTGTGAGGACCACCCTCCCGCTCTACCCTCTGACCTCTGCCCTCCAACCCCCCATCTAGCTGCTTAACCACCATGATCTGATTCTCCCTCCGGATTGAGCCCTTTCCTCTCTACCTCCTTTTTCTTGGCCACGTGGCCTCCTAGTGTTTACTCTTGACCTCTGACCCTCCCACCTCTGATTGACTATCTTTGGCCTCTCACCTTGAGGGACAGGGGGCTGAGGGCTGGGGTTCACCCTTCCCAAGCTGTTCCCGGATGAGAATATTTGCTTGGGGGTTGGGATCAGAAGCTGGGCGCCCCAGTGGGATCGGTTCCTCCATGGTCGTGGTCATTCCTTTCAGGTGCGGTGACCCAAGTGTCGGGCCGCCAATCCTGACCCGGGCCCGCCACCGCCACCACCTGCAGAGCTGCTGTGAGGCCCTGGGTCGTTATGAGCAAAGCAAGGGCCGGGACCTGGCGCTGGCTGCTGAGGAGCTGAGGGCAGCGCGCAAGCACCTGGGCCACCTCACCGGGCAGGTGGGGGCCGACGACATCCTGGATGTCATCTTTCGGGACTTCTGCATTGGCAAGTGAGGACCGGAGGACTGCGTTTGGGCTCCAGCGCCGAGGAGTCCATGGGCAAGGTCACGGGCAGGACCGCGGGACGTCAGGGAGGCTCCTCAGGTGGCTCTCGGCTCTGGAGTTCTCCATTTGTAGACAGCCGCCCCAGCCACACCGGCCCTGTCCCCCCAGTCTGAGGCCTGGGCCCGCCTTCCCCTTTGGCTGTTAGGCGCCCACGGCGCcttgggagagggaagaggagggacaGGGGATTTCAGATGGACACGGCCCCCTTGATGAGACTGAAGGAGGTGGCTTGGGCTTTTGAGGCCGCTTGGGCAGGGGAAAGGACACTGCCTGATAGTAAACaggttttctaaaaataaattggattgCTCTCTTTTTGTCCTACGTCCCCTGTGTTTCACAGTATTTCTGTCTCCTAATTCCCAGAACGCCATCCCTTAGGTAGCTACCGGCATTCCATGCCCATGGCCCTCCCTTGTCTGGGCCAGTCTCCACCAGACAAAGAGCCCTTTGGGAAGGAAGAAcatggaaagggaagggaaagtgaaATCGTGGACCTCGGGGAGCTTCTGGGCTGTCTTTGGGCCCGTTCTTTGTTCATCATTAAGGGCCCTTTTCCTGGACTGGGTGAGCTCATCTGGGGCCTGGCTTCCTCCTGGAAACAGGAGGACGCCACCCAACCGAGGACCTTTCCTCAGGCAGGCGCTCATAGCCTTTTTAACTTCTTGGGCCCCTTTGCCAATCTGGGGAAGCCTTTGGACCCCTTCTTAGAATCatgttaaatgtgtaaaataaagggggagagagaagagaagggaatctACATTTATGTAGCTCCTACTGTGTACCAGTGCCacaaatctctcatttgattttcgcAACAGCCCtgcaaggtaggtgctgttatcctATTTTATATTGGGGAAACTGAGCCTCTGAgacagaggctaaatgacttgcccagcatcacacagcaagtaagtatctgaggccagatttaaatacataggattaatattttgaaatgaatgttgatcaataaacattaaaaaatacatgggattaccaaagaaacaaattatattgaaagtcatcaaattattttaagaagaaaaaaagattcaaggACTCCAGGTTAAGGACCTCTATCTAGAATCAGAACATCTGGGTTGGAAGGGACGACAGAAACATTGCACCGGAGCAGAATATCTGTCCTTACAGCACCACTGAGGGAATGAACGCGAAGCATTAAAGTGCTGACTCTGTGCCCCACAAGCCCTCTGAGAATCGGCCTGAAGACATCCAAGGAAGTGGAGAAACCCACCGGCCCCTGAAGGAGCCTTTACTACCTTGGATAGTTCTGTTTTAGGAAGTTCCCGGCTCCAGATGCAGCGGCTCTGGGCCAAGCCCCGCTAAGTCTCCTTTCCCTCAGGGACTCCCTATcttctccaggatcaaatataaaatcctctggcaCATAGAGTCCTTTGGGACTCCACCCCCACACCTTTCTGGCATGCTGAAagctcccttccctccccatacAGTAAGTACTCTGCCACAGTGACGCTGGTCTCCTTGCTCTTCCTAGAGCAACACACCCCATTTCCCCGGCTGTCCCCAGTGACCAgaaccctcctcctcctcctctccctctctggcttcctttacaTCCCAGTTAACATGCCATGCCTCTAAAGGTTGCTCTCCCCCAAAATTCTTTTattctaatgcctttcctctgctggttatttcttcctcttttttctcctcctcttcttcctttcttttttttttttcttctcctcttctgcctcccttcctccttcttcctcttcttcctcctttccccctgccttcctccttttcctcctcttcctcctgagTATAGATTTGAACTGTTCCCCAGACCCAGGCTGTACTCACtacaccacctggctgcccctctCATTTATCTTCTTCACCTCCTTTGTACACATTTGTTTGCCTGTTGCCAGTAAAGCTCCCCAAGGGCCGTTTGCCTCTACCCCCAGTGCCCAAGACAGTGCTGGTACTTCCTAAATGGCGGCCCTTTGGAGAGCTGACTCTTCCCCTCTTCGAAGCCTTCAGTCAGGCTTCCTGCAGCACGCTCCCCCCATGGCGGCACCCCTTGGGGGCCAAAGCCTGCACGTGTCCTTCCTGGCCCAGGAGCAATGGCTGCCAGTCGTAGGGAGGCAGATGCGAACAGCAAGGGACCATCCCCAGTGTAGCAAGCATGGCGGCTTCCTTCCATGGGACGCCTCCACCAGGAATTATCTGAAGCCTGCTCTGAGGTTCTGGGAAATGAGAAGTAACAACTGCTAATTAGAGAGATCAGAAGGTCTAAGCCCCTCATTCTTACTGAGGAAGAAATTGGGGTCCAGGACTCGCAGAGTGATCAaaagcagtatttgaacccagcttCCCTGACTCGGGGCTGGGGCTCTCTGTCGAGCCACACTGCCCCCCAAGAAATTATGTTACTTTAAAAGGGGGGGGCCATTAAGTACAAGGACAGCCTTAAAGACCAGCTGGCTCCCTGATCAGCGAATCAAGCCTTCCCGGTCAGGGGCAGGGAGCAAAATCTTCCCCCTTGTGCTCCCCTAGGAAGAGCAGTCACTGAAGGCTGAATACTCTGTGGGGAATGCGGAGGGGAGGGGTGTGTGCTCAAGGGGACCATAGGGGATGAAGACTGAGTTCATGTTGGCTTCAGGCAGGGAGTGGGGGAACCTCGGACGGATTGGGTTCAGCCCAGGAGTCTCCTGTTCCATTTGGGTCACGGGGCTCAGGACCTTCAGAGGAAATGGGTTGATTCTCTGAAAAGTAGGCCCTCCCCAGGAGCCCCCAGCTTCCTTTCCCCTTCAGCATTCCCGAGCCTTTATGGGGAAGGGTGCTGGGGGCTCCTGGGGAGGGCCGGG
This genomic window contains:
- the GTPBP3 gene encoding LOW QUALITY PROTEIN: tRNA modification GTPase GTPBP3, mitochondrial (The sequence of the model RefSeq protein was modified relative to this genomic sequence to represent the inferred CDS: deleted 2 bases in 1 codon) → MGIGRRGSCGKSLQSESRLAGGATDVDVGVAWLRSREGARVLPPSRAMWRFLGALVSGLAQNSRLCTSLPKRCLCRPGSGGRATIFALSSGQGKCGVAVIRISGPASGPALLGLTASKALPQPRVATLRLLQDPGSCEPLDRGLILWFPGPHSFTGEDCAEFHVHGGPAVVSAVLEALGSIRGLRPAEAGEFTKRAFQNGKLSLTEVEGLGDLIHAETEAQRRQALRQLQGELGQLCQGWGETLTTALAHLEAYIDFSEDDNIEEGALQRVDSAVRGLREALLAHLRDARRGQRLRSGAHVVIAGPANAGKSSLINLLSRRPVAIVSPEPGTTRDVVESAVDIGGFPALLSDTAGLRDSPDLVEQEGVRRAQDRLAQADIVLALLDATDLASASSRRFLETVVTPGGPSPPHRRILLVLNKADLLPEGMQLGGPALPPHLLLSCKTEAGLEAVLASLKRELAAVCGDPSVGPPILTRARHRHHLQSCCEALGRYEQSKGRDLALAAEELRAARKHLGHLTGQVGADDILDVIFRDFCIGK